From one Tsukamurella tyrosinosolvens genomic stretch:
- a CDS encoding DUF2786 domain-containing protein, whose translation MDDNRLLARIGALLRQAEGTDNEHEAATFTEAAQRLATAASIDLAVARAHQRGAERARVVPEQRTVRIGEAGRRGLRTFVELFVAIAQSNDVRCDVASNSTFVFAYGFAEDIDACEALYASLVIQMVRASDAYLRSGAHKSETVQQLYEDRRTRRRWVETKPVSGVTARINFQSAFAARIGARLAEARAEATAQATEQGEPGTAVALRDKEIELTSFYQGESTARGRWRGSTASAGYSDGARRAGDRAGRSARLGTHSELGGSRGALEQGAP comes from the coding sequence ATGGACGACAACAGGCTGCTCGCCCGCATCGGGGCGTTGCTGCGGCAGGCGGAGGGCACCGACAACGAGCACGAGGCCGCCACGTTCACCGAGGCCGCGCAGCGGCTCGCCACGGCCGCGTCGATCGATCTCGCCGTGGCCCGCGCCCACCAGCGCGGCGCCGAGCGCGCCCGCGTCGTCCCCGAGCAGCGCACCGTCCGGATCGGGGAGGCGGGCCGTCGCGGCCTGCGCACCTTCGTGGAGCTGTTCGTCGCGATCGCCCAGTCGAACGACGTGCGGTGCGACGTGGCCTCCAACTCCACCTTCGTCTTCGCCTACGGCTTCGCGGAGGACATCGACGCCTGCGAGGCGCTGTACGCGTCCCTGGTCATCCAGATGGTCCGCGCGTCGGACGCCTACCTGCGGTCGGGCGCCCACAAGTCGGAGACGGTGCAGCAGCTCTACGAGGACCGGCGCACCCGCCGCCGCTGGGTGGAGACCAAGCCGGTCTCGGGAGTCACCGCCCGGATCAATTTCCAGTCCGCGTTCGCCGCCCGTATCGGGGCGCGGCTCGCGGAGGCCCGGGCCGAGGCCACGGCGCAGGCCACGGAGCAGGGCGAGCCGGGCACCGCGGTCGCGCTGCGCGACAAGGAGATCGAGCTCACGTCGTTCTATCAGGGCGAGTCCACGGCGCGGGGCCGGTGGCGCGGGTCCACCGCGTCGGCCGGGTACTCCGACGGTGCCCGCCGCGCGGGCGACCGCGCCGGCCGGTCCGCGCGCCTGGGCACCCACTCCGAGCTGGGCGGCAGCCGCGGCGCGCTGGAGCAGGGCGCGCCGTGA
- a CDS encoding TIGR04338 family metallohydrolase: protein MTTPARDAQRAAVYRAEELVRGLFEHAAAGRTVDVLGVPLTLPPETRFASVDSVQAYADRVVGAGAVRVRARSGSSGAHYESGPAGPVVAVPAGRDGAWALRELVVLHELAHHAVASTGADGAAHGPSFTAAFVDLAARVMGPEAGLALRIVYTESGVAVG, encoded by the coding sequence GTGACCACGCCGGCTAGGGACGCCCAGCGGGCCGCGGTCTACCGCGCGGAGGAACTGGTCCGCGGCCTGTTCGAGCACGCCGCGGCGGGGCGCACCGTCGACGTGCTGGGCGTGCCGCTGACGCTCCCGCCCGAGACGCGGTTCGCCTCCGTCGACTCCGTGCAGGCGTACGCCGACCGCGTCGTCGGGGCCGGGGCGGTGCGGGTGCGGGCCCGCTCCGGCTCGTCGGGCGCGCACTACGAGAGCGGCCCCGCCGGTCCGGTCGTCGCCGTCCCCGCCGGGCGCGACGGTGCCTGGGCCCTCCGCGAGCTGGTCGTCCTGCACGAGCTCGCGCACCACGCCGTCGCCTCCACCGGCGCCGACGGTGCCGCCCACGGCCCGTCGTTCACCGCCGCCTTCGTCGACCTCGCGGCCCGCGTCATGGGGCCGGAGGCCGGCCTGGCCCTGCGCATCGTCTACACGGAATCCGGCGTCGCCGTCGGCTGA
- the rplJ gene encoding 50S ribosomal protein L10, producing MANAEKVAAVAEIAEQFSKSTATVVTEYRGLSVGSITELRRSLGEGATYSVAKNTLVKLAAKDAGVEGLDELFVGPTAIAFIEGEPVEAAKAIKKFAKDNKALVIKGGYMDGRALSVAEVERIADLESREVLLAKLAGAMKGNLAKAAGLFNAPASQVARLAAALQEKKAADEAAA from the coding sequence ATGGCAAACGCCGAGAAGGTCGCAGCAGTCGCTGAGATCGCTGAGCAGTTCTCCAAGTCCACGGCCACCGTGGTCACCGAGTACCGCGGGCTGTCGGTCGGTTCCATCACCGAGCTGCGTCGTTCGCTCGGAGAAGGTGCTACCTACTCCGTCGCCAAGAACACCCTGGTCAAGCTCGCCGCCAAGGATGCTGGCGTCGAGGGCCTGGACGAGCTGTTCGTGGGCCCGACCGCTATCGCCTTCATCGAGGGTGAGCCGGTCGAGGCCGCCAAGGCGATCAAGAAGTTCGCCAAGGACAACAAGGCACTGGTCATCAAGGGCGGCTACATGGACGGCCGTGCGCTGTCCGTGGCCGAGGTCGAGCGCATCGCCGACCTCGAGTCGCGCGAGGTGCTCCTGGCCAAGCTCGCCGGCGCCATGAAGGGCAACTTGGCGAAGGCCGCTGGCCTGTTCAACGCTCCCGCGTCGCAGGTGGCCCGCCTGGCCGCCGCGCTGCAGGAGAAGAAGGCCGCCGACGAGGCTGCCGCGTAA
- the rplL gene encoding 50S ribosomal protein L7/L12, whose amino-acid sequence MAKLTTDELLDAFKELTLLELSEFVKAFEETFEVTAAAPVAVAAAGAAPAAGGDAAAADQDEFDVILEGAGDKKIQVIKVVRELVSGLGLKEAKDLVEGAPKAILEKVDKEAAEAAKAKLEEAGASVSVK is encoded by the coding sequence ATGGCGAAGCTCACCACCGACGAGCTGCTTGATGCTTTCAAGGAGCTGACCCTGCTCGAGCTCAGCGAGTTCGTGAAGGCTTTCGAGGAGACCTTCGAGGTCACCGCTGCTGCTCCGGTCGCCGTCGCGGCTGCCGGCGCTGCCCCGGCTGCCGGCGGCGACGCCGCTGCTGCCGACCAGGACGAGTTCGACGTCATCCTCGAGGGTGCCGGCGACAAGAAGATCCAGGTCATCAAGGTCGTCCGCGAGCTGGTTTCGGGCCTCGGCCTGAAGGAGGCCAAGGACCTCGTCGAGGGCGCCCCCAAGGCGATCCTGGAGAAGGTCGACAAGGAGGCCGCCGAGGCCGCCAAGGCCAAGCTCGAGGAGGCCGGCGCTTCGGTTTCGGTCAAGTAA
- a CDS encoding ABC transporter ATP-binding protein — protein sequence MGVEVTTKNLTKSFGSQNIWSDVSLTLPAGEVSVLLGPSGTGKSVFLKSLIGLLRPEEGEIIIDGTDILTCTSSELYEIRKMFGVLFQDGALFGSMNLYDNTAFPLREHTKKKESEIRQITMEKLEMVGLIGAEDKLPGEISGGMRKRAGLARALVMDPQIMLVDEPDSGLDPVRTTYTSQLLMDINAQIDCTTLIVSHNINIARTVPDNMGMLFLKHLVMFGPREVLLTSEEPVVKQFLSGSMIGPIGMSEEKDSAQMEAEMARVAAGHSDGGVDVPDEIAPQMQPTPGMPPRKGEQRRKARVRQILPTLPEKAQIAIRKDLGDDPADYATTAPAAAAQQYQQVPETAPVSIQKEYAGDESPTSAYQVTQADENPTDHLPKVDDGR from the coding sequence GTGGGTGTCGAAGTAACTACCAAGAACCTGACGAAGTCGTTCGGGTCCCAGAACATCTGGTCCGACGTTTCGCTGACCCTGCCCGCGGGCGAGGTCTCGGTTCTGCTCGGCCCGTCGGGTACCGGCAAGTCGGTGTTCCTGAAGTCCCTGATCGGTCTGCTGCGCCCCGAGGAGGGCGAGATCATCATCGACGGCACGGACATCCTCACCTGTACGTCCTCGGAGCTGTACGAGATCCGCAAGATGTTCGGCGTGCTCTTCCAGGACGGCGCGCTGTTCGGCTCGATGAACCTGTACGACAACACGGCCTTCCCGCTTCGTGAGCACACGAAGAAGAAGGAGAGCGAGATCCGTCAGATCACGATGGAGAAGCTCGAGATGGTCGGTCTGATCGGCGCCGAGGACAAGCTCCCGGGCGAGATCTCCGGTGGTATGCGTAAGCGCGCCGGCCTGGCCCGCGCGCTGGTGATGGATCCGCAGATCATGCTCGTCGACGAGCCGGACTCGGGCCTGGATCCCGTGCGTACCACCTACACCAGCCAGCTGCTGATGGACATCAACGCGCAGATCGACTGCACGACGCTGATCGTCTCGCACAACATCAACATCGCGCGCACGGTGCCGGACAACATGGGCATGCTGTTCCTCAAGCACCTGGTGATGTTCGGCCCCCGCGAGGTGCTGCTCACCTCCGAGGAGCCGGTGGTCAAGCAGTTCCTCTCCGGCTCGATGATCGGCCCGATCGGCATGTCCGAGGAGAAGGACTCGGCGCAGATGGAGGCCGAGATGGCCCGCGTCGCCGCCGGCCACTCCGACGGTGGCGTCGACGTTCCGGACGAGATCGCCCCGCAGATGCAGCCCACGCCGGGCATGCCGCCCCGCAAGGGCGAGCAGCGGCGCAAGGCCCGCGTCCGCCAGATCCTGCCGACGCTGCCGGAGAAGGCGCAGATCGCCATCCGCAAGGACCTCGGCGACGACCCGGCCGATTACGCCACGACGGCGCCCGCGGCCGCCGCCCAGCAGTACCAGCAGGTCCCCGAGACGGCGCCCGTCTCGATCCAGAAGGAGTACGCGGGCGACGAGTCCCCGACCTCGGCCTACCAGGTCACGCAGGCGGACGAGAACCCCACCGACCACCTGCCGAAGGTGGATGACGGGCGCTGA
- a CDS encoding DNA-directed RNA polymerase subunit beta', with product MLDVNFFDELKIGLATADDIRNWSYGEVKKPETINYRTLKPEKDGLFCEKIFGPTRDWECYCGKYKRVRFKGIICERCGVEVTRAKVRRERMGHIELAAPVTHIWYFKGVPSRLGYLLDLAPKDLEKIIYFAAYVITEVDEEQRHNEQSTLEAEITSEKKVLEDQRDVDLENRAKKLEDDLAVLEAEGAKADQRRKVKDGGEREMRQIRDRAQRAIDELDEIWSTFVKLAPKDMIVDEKLYRELQDRYGEYFKGAMGAEAIKKLIENFDIDAEAESLRETIRSGKGQKKLRALKRLKVVAAFQQSGNSPLGMVLDAVPVIPPELRPMVQLDGGRFATSDLNDLYRRVINRNNRLKRLIDLGAPEIIVNNEKRMLQESVDALFDNGRRGRPVTGPGNRPLKSLSDLLKGKQGRFRQNLLGKRVDYSGRSVIVVGPQLKLHQCGLPKLMALELFKPFVMKRLVDLNHAQNIKSAKRMVERQRPQVWDVLEEVIAEHPVLLNRAPTLHRLGIQAFEPQLVEGKAIQLHPLVCEAFNADFDGDQMAVHLPLSAEAQAEARILMLSSNNILSPASGRPLAMPRLDMVTGLYHLTTEKADAKGAYTPAAKDQPETGVYSSPAEAIMAVDLGDLSIQAPIKVRLTQQRPAAEVEAELFDGAWTRGQAWTAETTLGRVLFNELLPADYPFIDEQMPKKRQAVIINDLAERYPMIVVAQTVDKLKDAGFYWATRSGVTVSMSDVLVPPSKKDILDRYEERADGIERKYARGALTSGERRDALVEIWKQATDEVGKAIDDFYPEDNPITMIPKSGATGNMTQVRNLAGMKGLVTNPKGEFIPRPIKSSFREGLTVLEYFINTHGARKGLADTALRTADSGYLTRRLVDVSQDVIVRETDCGTSRGIIVPLAEVQADGSLIRDAHVETSAYARTLAEDAVAKDGTVVVERGHDLGDPQIEALLEAGIAEVKVRSVLTCTTGTGVCATCYGRSMATGKLVDIGEAVGIVAAQSIGEPGTQLTMRTFHQGGVGDDITGGLPRVTELFEARVPKGKAPIAEVSGRIRLEDDDRFYTITITPDDGSEEVVYDKISKRQRLRVFKHEDGSERLLADGDHVQVGQQLLEGAADPHEVLRVMGPRQVQVHLVNEVQEVYRSQGVSIHDKHIETIVRQMLRRVTIIDSGSTEFLPGSLTERSEFESENRRVVAEGGEPAAGRPVLMGITKASLATDSWLSAASFQETTRVLTDAAINTRSDKLVGLKENVIIGKLIPAGTGINKYRNIQVQPTEEARAAAYSVPTFDDQYYGPEGAFGAPSGAAVPLDDYGFSDGYR from the coding sequence GTGCTCGACGTCAACTTCTTCGACGAACTGAAGATCGGTCTGGCGACCGCCGATGACATCCGTAACTGGAGCTACGGCGAGGTCAAGAAGCCCGAGACCATCAACTACCGCACGCTCAAGCCCGAGAAGGACGGCCTCTTCTGCGAGAAGATCTTCGGCCCGACTCGCGACTGGGAGTGCTACTGCGGCAAGTACAAGCGCGTCCGCTTCAAGGGCATCATCTGCGAGCGCTGCGGCGTCGAGGTCACTCGCGCCAAGGTGCGTCGTGAGCGGATGGGCCACATCGAGCTCGCCGCGCCCGTCACCCACATCTGGTACTTCAAGGGCGTCCCGTCGCGCTTGGGCTACCTGCTGGACCTGGCGCCGAAGGATCTCGAGAAGATCATCTACTTCGCCGCCTACGTGATCACCGAGGTCGACGAGGAGCAGCGCCACAACGAGCAGTCCACGCTCGAGGCCGAGATCACCTCCGAGAAGAAGGTGCTCGAGGACCAGCGTGATGTGGACCTCGAGAACCGTGCCAAGAAGCTCGAGGACGACCTGGCCGTCCTCGAGGCCGAGGGTGCCAAGGCCGACCAGCGCCGCAAGGTGAAGGACGGCGGCGAGCGGGAGATGCGGCAGATCCGCGACCGCGCGCAGCGCGCCATCGACGAGCTCGACGAGATCTGGTCGACCTTCGTCAAGCTCGCGCCGAAGGACATGATCGTCGACGAGAAGCTCTACCGTGAGCTGCAGGACCGCTACGGCGAGTACTTCAAGGGCGCCATGGGCGCCGAGGCGATCAAGAAGCTCATCGAGAACTTCGACATCGACGCCGAGGCCGAGTCGCTGCGCGAGACCATCCGCTCGGGCAAGGGGCAGAAGAAGCTCCGCGCCCTCAAGCGGCTCAAGGTCGTCGCGGCGTTCCAGCAGTCGGGCAACTCGCCGCTGGGCATGGTCCTCGACGCCGTGCCGGTGATCCCGCCGGAGCTGCGCCCGATGGTCCAGCTCGACGGTGGCCGGTTCGCCACGTCCGACCTCAACGACCTCTACCGTCGCGTGATCAACCGCAACAACCGCCTCAAGCGACTGATCGACCTCGGCGCGCCCGAGATCATCGTCAACAACGAGAAGCGGATGCTGCAGGAGTCCGTCGACGCGCTGTTCGACAACGGCCGCCGCGGCCGTCCGGTCACCGGACCGGGCAACCGCCCGCTCAAGTCGCTGTCCGATCTGCTCAAGGGCAAGCAGGGCCGGTTCCGCCAGAACCTGCTCGGCAAGCGCGTGGACTACTCGGGCCGTTCGGTCATCGTCGTGGGCCCGCAGCTCAAGCTGCACCAGTGCGGCCTGCCGAAGCTGATGGCACTCGAGCTGTTCAAGCCGTTCGTGATGAAGCGCCTGGTGGATCTCAACCACGCGCAGAACATCAAGTCGGCCAAGCGGATGGTCGAGCGGCAGCGGCCGCAGGTGTGGGACGTCCTCGAAGAGGTCATCGCCGAGCACCCCGTGCTGCTCAACCGTGCCCCCACGCTGCACCGCCTGGGCATCCAGGCCTTCGAGCCGCAGCTCGTCGAGGGCAAGGCCATCCAGCTGCACCCGCTCGTCTGTGAGGCGTTCAACGCCGACTTCGACGGTGACCAGATGGCCGTGCACCTCCCGCTGTCCGCGGAGGCGCAGGCCGAGGCCCGCATCCTGATGCTGTCCTCGAACAACATCCTGTCGCCGGCGTCGGGCCGCCCGCTCGCCATGCCCCGTCTGGACATGGTGACCGGCCTGTACCACCTGACCACCGAGAAGGCCGACGCCAAGGGCGCGTACACGCCCGCCGCGAAGGACCAGCCGGAGACCGGTGTGTACTCGTCGCCGGCCGAGGCCATCATGGCCGTCGACCTGGGCGATCTGTCGATCCAGGCCCCGATCAAGGTGCGGCTCACGCAGCAGCGCCCGGCGGCCGAGGTCGAGGCGGAGCTGTTCGACGGTGCGTGGACCCGCGGTCAGGCCTGGACGGCCGAGACCACCCTGGGCCGCGTGCTGTTCAACGAGCTGCTCCCGGCGGACTACCCGTTCATCGACGAGCAGATGCCGAAGAAGCGTCAGGCCGTGATCATCAACGACCTGGCCGAGCGGTACCCGATGATCGTGGTCGCGCAGACCGTCGACAAGCTCAAGGACGCCGGCTTCTACTGGGCCACGCGTTCGGGCGTGACGGTCTCGATGTCCGACGTGCTCGTTCCGCCGAGCAAGAAGGACATCCTCGACCGGTACGAGGAGCGGGCCGACGGCATCGAGCGCAAGTACGCCCGCGGTGCCCTCACCTCGGGCGAGCGTCGCGACGCGCTGGTGGAGATCTGGAAGCAGGCCACCGACGAGGTCGGTAAGGCGATCGACGACTTCTACCCCGAAGACAACCCGATCACGATGATCCCGAAGTCGGGCGCCACCGGCAACATGACCCAGGTGCGCAACCTGGCGGGCATGAAGGGCCTGGTGACGAACCCGAAGGGTGAGTTCATCCCGCGTCCGATCAAGTCCTCGTTCCGCGAGGGCCTGACGGTGCTGGAGTACTTCATCAACACCCACGGCGCTCGTAAGGGCCTGGCCGATACCGCTCTGCGTACCGCCGACTCGGGCTACCTGACCCGTCGTCTGGTCGACGTCTCGCAGGACGTCATCGTTCGCGAGACCGACTGCGGCACCAGCCGCGGCATCATCGTCCCGCTGGCGGAGGTGCAGGCGGACGGTTCGCTGATCCGCGACGCGCACGTCGAGACCTCGGCGTACGCCCGCACCCTCGCCGAGGACGCGGTCGCCAAGGATGGCACCGTCGTCGTCGAGCGCGGTCACGATCTGGGCGACCCGCAGATCGAGGCGCTGCTCGAGGCCGGCATCGCCGAGGTGAAGGTGCGCTCCGTGCTCACCTGCACCACCGGCACCGGCGTCTGCGCCACCTGCTACGGCCGCTCGATGGCGACCGGCAAGCTCGTCGACATCGGCGAGGCCGTCGGTATCGTCGCCGCGCAGTCGATCGGTGAGCCCGGTACCCAGCTGACCATGCGTACCTTCCACCAGGGTGGCGTCGGTGACGACATCACCGGCGGTCTGCCGCGAGTCACCGAGCTGTTCGAGGCCCGTGTCCCCAAGGGCAAGGCCCCGATCGCCGAGGTCTCCGGCCGCATCCGCCTGGAGGACGACGACCGGTTCTACACGATCACCATCACGCCGGACGACGGCAGCGAAGAGGTCGTGTACGACAAGATCAGCAAGCGCCAGCGTCTCCGCGTGTTCAAGCACGAGGACGGCTCCGAGCGCCTGCTGGCCGACGGTGACCACGTGCAGGTGGGCCAGCAGCTCCTCGAGGGCGCTGCCGACCCGCACGAGGTGCTGCGCGTCATGGGCCCGCGTCAGGTGCAGGTGCACCTGGTCAACGAGGTCCAGGAGGTGTACCGGTCGCAGGGTGTGTCCATCCACGACAAGCACATCGAGACCATCGTGCGCCAGATGCTGCGTCGCGTGACGATCATCGATTCGGGTTCGACGGAGTTCCTGCCCGGCTCGCTCACCGAGCGGTCCGAGTTCGAGTCCGAGAACCGTCGCGTCGTGGCCGAGGGCGGCGAGCCCGCGGCCGGCCGTCCGGTGCTCATGGGCATCACGAAGGCCTCGCTCGCGACCGATTCGTGGCTGTCGGCGGCCTCCTTCCAGGAGACCACCCGCGTGCTCACGGACGCCGCGATCAACACCCGCTCCGACAAGCTGGTGGGCCTCAAGGAGAACGTCATCATCGGTAAGCTCATCCCGGCCGGTACGGGCATCAACAAGTACCGGAACATCCAGGTGCAGCCGACCGAGGAGGCCCGCGCGGCCGCGTACTCGGTGCCGACCTTCGACGACCAGTACTACGGCCCGGAGGGTGCGTTCGGCGCCCCGTCCGGCGCTGCGGTGCCGCTCGACGACTACGGCTTCTCCGACGGTTACCGGTAG
- a CDS encoding DoxX family protein: MTAADVASTTSGGAAATRSKSWIAGMVITVLVWAFLVFDVVGKLTKPQAVIDGTLKLGFQEKHILVIGLVLLVGVVLWTIPRTAVIGAIYLTGYLGGAVAINLRAEQPIAGYVLSGVYVGLLIWLAMILRRPDLRRAILGR, encoded by the coding sequence ATGACTGCAGCCGACGTTGCGTCCACCACCTCCGGAGGCGCCGCCGCCACCCGCTCGAAGTCCTGGATCGCGGGCATGGTGATCACCGTGCTGGTCTGGGCGTTCCTGGTCTTCGACGTCGTGGGCAAGCTGACCAAGCCGCAGGCGGTCATCGACGGCACGCTGAAGCTCGGCTTCCAGGAGAAGCACATCCTGGTCATCGGGCTGGTACTGCTGGTCGGCGTCGTGCTGTGGACGATCCCGCGCACCGCGGTGATCGGCGCCATCTATCTCACCGGCTACCTCGGCGGCGCCGTCGCGATCAACCTGCGCGCCGAGCAGCCGATCGCCGGCTACGTGCTCTCCGGCGTCTACGTGGGCCTGCTGATCTGGCTGGCGATGATCCTCCGCCGCCCCGACCTGCGTCGCGCGATCCTCGGCCGCTGA